In Methanothermus fervidus DSM 2088, a single genomic region encodes these proteins:
- a CDS encoding glycosyl transferase group 1 (COGs: COG0438 Glycosyltransferase~InterPro IPR001296~KEGG: mvu:Metvu_0073 glycosyl transferase group 1~PFAM: glycosyl transferase group 1~SPTR: C9REE0 Glycosyl transferase group 1~PFAM: Glycosyl transferases group 1) has translation MKICYIIDFFIPHYQGGGERRLYEIAKRLVRRGHEVDVLCMKISNVPEYENIDGINVYHLGPTINNPPYRSPLDFLRFIISVFKWLTTHKYDVVDAQAFIPLIPASLAYILKIQKNVIGTIHDVAEEKNKEQWIYYGSIANFFEKILYKLPFKKIITVSNAVKRILNRKYGIPNNKIHVVYNGVDLKLIDSVECNGIDKNSIIFVGRLIPHKHVDELIKAVKLLVNEIPDVKLKIIGDGVVSKNLKNLVKKLSIEDKVKFFGKIDDYSDVIKEIKKSEVLVLPSTREGFGMVLVEANACYKPVIAYKSGGVTEVIDDGINGFLVNKQNISELCEKLKFLLKNKKIAKGMGKNGRKKVEKMFTWDQVVEKIEKIYVVNS, from the coding sequence ATGAAAATATGTTATATTATAGATTTTTTCATTCCTCATTATCAAGGTGGAGGAGAAAGAAGGCTTTATGAAATAGCAAAACGTCTTGTAAGAAGAGGTCATGAAGTTGATGTCCTATGTATGAAAATTAGCAATGTTCCTGAATATGAGAATATTGATGGAATAAATGTGTATCATTTAGGACCAACAATAAATAACCCTCCTTATAGGTCTCCATTAGATTTTTTAAGATTTATAATTTCTGTATTTAAATGGTTAACAACCCATAAATATGATGTTGTGGATGCTCAAGCATTCATCCCATTAATTCCTGCATCTTTAGCTTATATTTTGAAAATACAAAAAAATGTGATAGGTACCATTCATGATGTAGCAGAAGAAAAAAATAAGGAACAATGGATATATTATGGTAGCATTGCTAATTTTTTTGAAAAAATTTTATACAAACTGCCATTTAAGAAAATTATAACAGTGAGCAATGCTGTAAAAAGAATTTTAAATAGAAAATATGGTATTCCTAACAATAAAATTCATGTTGTCTATAATGGTGTTGATTTAAAATTAATAGATTCAGTAGAATGTAATGGCATTGATAAAAATTCAATAATATTTGTTGGAAGATTAATTCCACATAAACATGTTGATGAATTAATAAAAGCTGTTAAATTACTTGTAAATGAAATACCTGATGTAAAATTAAAAATAATAGGCGATGGAGTGGTATCAAAAAATTTGAAAAATTTAGTAAAAAAATTGAGCATAGAAGATAAAGTTAAATTTTTTGGGAAAATAGATGATTACAGCGACGTAATTAAAGAAATAAAAAAGTCAGAAGTTTTAGTTTTGCCTTCAACAAGAGAAGGTTTTGGAATGGTTCTTGTGGAAGCTAACGCATGTTATAAACCAGTGATAGCATATAAGTCAGGAGGCGTAACTGAAGTAATTGACGATGGCATCAATGGGTTTTTAGTCAATAAACAAAATATTTCTGAATTATGTGAAAAGCTAAAATTTTTATTGAAAAACAAAAAAATAGCTAAAGGAATGGGCAAAAATGGACGTAAAAAGGTTGAAAAAATGTTTACATGGGACCAAGTGGTAGAAAAAATTGAAAAAATTTATGTTGTAAATTCTTAA
- a CDS encoding conserved hypothetical protein (KEGG: pis:Pisl_0750 hypothetical protein~SPTR: B0MV77 Putative uncharacterized protein): MNIQLKIFLKIIAIATLIIIAYFWRSRRISFRFAAISIIIVGILAIFTLLKLKK, encoded by the coding sequence ATGAACATCCAATTAAAAATTTTTCTGAAAATCATTGCCATTGCTACATTGATAATAATAGCATATTTCTGGAGGTCAAGAAGGATATCATTTCGTTTTGCTGCAATAAGTATAATAATTGTAGGAATTTTAGCTATTTTTACACTTTTAAAATTAAAAAAATAA